One window of Hujiaoplasma nucleasis genomic DNA carries:
- a CDS encoding carbohydrate ABC transporter permease, whose translation MSKFSGTKINPKKFHRSQTKFFVILIPLAIFVGLPIVFIINHAFKPTNELYAWPPRFFVRRPTIDNFRNLVDLASESGIPFSRYLFNSILVTVVGVFLSILITSLAAYGLSKLKFKGKKLLFEINTLALMFVPIAVTIPRYLTMANIGLIDTYFGLILPLIAIPVGMFLVKQFIDQTPNEVIESAKIDGASEMQIFLKIIMPIIAPAVATVGILSFQLIWNDVVGSSLYVDSESLKTLPFYFSTIAAVAGNPVAGQGMMAAASFIMFVPNIVLFIFLQSKVMNTMAHSGIK comes from the coding sequence ATGTCTAAATTTAGCGGAACTAAAATCAATCCTAAAAAATTTCATAGAAGTCAAACTAAATTTTTTGTCATACTTATTCCATTAGCAATTTTTGTTGGCTTACCCATTGTTTTTATTATCAATCATGCTTTTAAGCCAACCAATGAGTTATATGCCTGGCCACCTAGATTCTTTGTTAGAAGGCCAACCATTGATAATTTTAGAAATTTAGTAGATTTGGCCAGTGAATCTGGTATACCTTTTAGTAGATATTTATTTAATAGTATACTAGTGACTGTTGTTGGAGTATTTTTAAGCATTTTAATTACATCTTTGGCAGCTTATGGCTTATCTAAACTTAAGTTTAAAGGGAAAAAATTGTTATTTGAAATCAATACTTTGGCCTTAATGTTTGTACCGATTGCTGTTACAATTCCTAGGTATTTAACCATGGCAAATATTGGTTTAATAGATACTTATTTTGGTTTGATATTACCTCTTATAGCCATTCCAGTTGGAATGTTTTTGGTCAAGCAGTTTATTGATCAAACACCTAATGAGGTTATTGAATCAGCCAAAATCGATGGGGCTAGTGAAATGCAAATCTTCTTAAAAATAATTATGCCTATCATTGCTCCAGCTGTTGCTACTGTTGGTATTCTATCCTTCCAATTAATTTGGAATGATGTTGTTGGGTCTTCACTCTATGTAGATAGTGAAAGTTTAAAAACATTACCTTTTTACTTTTCTACTATAGCCGCTGTTGCAGGTAATCCTGTTGCGGGGCAAGGGATGATGGCTGCTGCCAGCTTTATAATGTTTGTGCCAAACATTGTTTTGTTCATATTCTTACAAAGTAAAGTCATGAATACCATGGCTCACTCAGGTATCAAATAA
- a CDS encoding carbohydrate ABC transporter permease has product MSRYKELTKKISSYFTKDKDKTKSKFKRFIFGMRFTDGFAYKLIIYLMLFGLGYIYLYPLMYMISYSFMTMTDIIDVSVNWIPTKFTLENYRLVWEAINYPRAFLDAIILAGLPALSATISSALIGYGFAKYDFPFKKTLMVLMILTFIIPPQVTMMPTFRMYARYDLLGSIKTFIYPAILGQGFNGAIYILIFYSFFRMIPNSLMESAQLDGAGPVKIFMKIAIPLAVPAIIIVFLFSFVWYYNETYLSGLFLRDSNMLTLPLRVQQYIDSYASLYPEGSLASELMQSAKLAGNILTILPLLVLFFFTQKYFVEAIDKTGITGE; this is encoded by the coding sequence ATGAGTCGATATAAAGAATTGACTAAGAAAATTTCTTCATATTTTACCAAAGATAAGGATAAGACAAAATCTAAATTTAAAAGATTTATTTTTGGTATGAGATTTACTGATGGTTTTGCTTATAAGTTAATCATTTACTTGATGTTATTTGGCTTAGGTTATATTTATCTATATCCTTTAATGTACATGATATCTTATAGCTTTATGACCATGACCGATATTATTGATGTATCAGTCAATTGGATACCTACCAAGTTTACACTTGAGAATTACAGATTAGTTTGGGAGGCTATTAATTATCCTAGAGCATTCTTAGATGCCATTATTCTTGCGGGTCTTCCTGCATTAAGTGCAACTATTTCAAGTGCATTAATAGGCTATGGTTTTGCTAAATATGATTTTCCATTCAAAAAGACTTTGATGGTGCTGATGATTTTAACATTTATTATTCCACCTCAAGTTACTATGATGCCTACTTTTAGAATGTATGCTCGTTATGACTTACTTGGTTCTATTAAAACTTTTATATATCCAGCTATTTTAGGCCAAGGATTTAATGGTGCTATCTATATTTTAATTTTCTATTCATTCTTTAGGATGATACCTAATAGTTTAATGGAATCAGCTCAACTTGATGGGGCAGGACCAGTTAAAATATTTATGAAAATCGCTATTCCTTTAGCGGTTCCAGCTATAATTATTGTTTTCTTATTTAGCTTTGTATGGTATTATAATGAAACATATCTATCTGGTCTTTTCTTAAGAGATAGTAATATGTTAACTTTGCCTTTAAGAGTTCAACAATATATTGATAGTTATGCTAGTTTGTATCCTGAAGGATCTCTAGCTAGCGAACTCATGCAATCAGCCAAGTTGGCTGGGAATATACTAACAATATTGCCGTTATTAGTATTATTTTTCTTTACACAAAAATATTTCGTTGAGGCAATTGATAAAACTGGAATTACGGGGGAATAA
- a CDS encoding LacI family DNA-binding transcriptional regulator gives MVTIKDISKKSGVSVATVSKAINNYPDISEKTKKNILKLAKEMGYVPNSSARSLKTHQSYTIGIIFEEITDYGLQHPLFSKILESYKKVVESKGYDIMFLAKNMGNQQGSYLQHSMRKQVDAILVLCEDFNSEEMLELYQSDLPIIVIDYAVSTAVTVTSNNIQGMEQGVKFLVDLGHKKIAHVYGDPYTFIGGQRKLAFENALHKYNLSLRDDYLVSGEYFSKEDGYRAMQKLMTLEDQPTAVFCASDMIAIGAIQAIKEAGKSVPEDYSILGFDGIDIGQLITPKLTTIRQDARKMGEIAARKTFQFLDHPNTKQNGDIITVETYLINGDSTRVLKD, from the coding sequence ATGGTTACTATTAAAGATATTTCTAAAAAATCTGGGGTAAGTGTAGCTACTGTGTCTAAAGCTATTAATAATTATCCAGATATCTCAGAAAAAACAAAAAAAAATATATTAAAATTAGCAAAAGAAATGGGCTATGTGCCCAATTCTTCTGCTAGATCATTAAAGACACATCAATCTTATACAATTGGTATTATTTTTGAAGAAATTACTGATTATGGTTTACAGCATCCATTATTTTCAAAAATATTGGAGAGTTATAAAAAGGTTGTTGAATCAAAAGGTTATGATATCATGTTTTTAGCAAAAAACATGGGTAATCAACAAGGGTCTTATTTACAACATTCAATGAGAAAACAAGTGGATGCCATTTTGGTTTTATGTGAAGACTTTAACAGTGAAGAAATGCTTGAACTCTATCAATCTGACCTACCAATTATAGTGATTGATTATGCCGTTTCTACAGCGGTTACAGTGACATCAAACAATATTCAAGGTATGGAACAAGGCGTGAAGTTTTTAGTTGATTTGGGTCATAAAAAAATAGCTCATGTTTATGGTGATCCATACACATTTATTGGTGGGCAAAGAAAATTAGCCTTTGAAAATGCCCTACATAAGTATAATTTATCTTTAAGAGATGATTATTTAGTCTCTGGTGAGTATTTTTCTAAAGAGGATGGCTATCGGGCTATGCAAAAGCTTATGACTTTAGAAGATCAACCGACAGCAGTTTTCTGTGCATCCGATATGATAGCCATAGGTGCTATACAAGCCATTAAAGAAGCAGGAAAATCAGTTCCAGAAGATTACTCTATTTTAGGTTTTGATGGTATTGATATTGGTCAACTGATTACACCGAAATTAACAACTATTAGACAAGATGCTAGGAAAATGGGTGAAATAGCTGCTAGAAAAACTTTTCAGTTTTTAGATCATCCAAATACTAAACAAAACGGAGATATTATCACAGTTGAAACATATTTAATTAATGGAGATTCAACTAGAGTTTTAAAAGACTAG
- a CDS encoding carbohydrate-binding protein: MKKLLIIISMTILAMVLISCQENMTLNTTDTPSETSTEVPTTDSMTTEEPTTEDVTNLPTDAPTEEPTTLEPTTEVPTEVPTEEPTTMEPTTMEPTTVEPTTVEPITEEPTTEEPTTEFVYDDRSLVPEECQFLDNIDDWQPIWCDEFNVDGLPDSSKWMYDVGGTGWGNNELQYYTNADLDNAFVEDGILNIRALKENVGTNDYTSARLITKYQGDWQYGRIQIRAKMPAGRGTWAAIWMLPTNWVYGGWPYSGEIDIMEYVGYDDGVIHGTIHTGAYNHGLGTQIGYSRSLETVEEEFHLYEMIWEPSSIKLFVDGIQFATFGYNPDTNIDVKNSDAWPFDEAFHLILNVAIGGNWGGVQGVDDSIFPTSMQVDYVRVFQKDYAGMDQENPTGVSQLVLQDTSYDSIRFKWKHATDDILVSHYNIYIDDTLIDQTTLNAIRINDLEPNTTYNLFIETEDFSGKTSPLVGYTVTTDDVPEAIGLIQAEDFYKASGVQTEQSEDDSTLNVGWIDDGDYMIYLLKVSEPGTYQISFRVASENQGGQIQLFTKNRFPHFTLTFEATGGWQTWTTVTTDTFTLTEGIQEFKILAVEGGFNLNYFEIVRIE; the protein is encoded by the coding sequence ATGAAAAAATTATTAATTATTATTTCAATGACCATACTAGCTATGGTATTGATTAGTTGTCAGGAGAATATGACTTTAAATACAACAGATACTCCAAGTGAAACTTCGACTGAAGTACCAACGACTGATTCTATGACAACAGAAGAACCAACAACAGAAGATGTTACCAATCTGCCTACGGATGCGCCTACGGAAGAACCAACAACTCTAGAACCTACAACCGAAGTTCCTACTGAAGTACCAACAGAGGAACCTACGACAATGGAACCAACAACAATGGAACCAACAACAGTGGAACCAACAACAGTGGAACCTATCACAGAAGAACCTACGACAGAAGAACCCACTACAGAGTTTGTATATGATGATAGAAGTTTGGTACCTGAAGAATGTCAATTTCTTGATAATATAGATGATTGGCAACCTATTTGGTGTGATGAATTTAATGTAGATGGTTTACCTGACTCTTCAAAGTGGATGTATGACGTTGGAGGTACTGGTTGGGGTAACAATGAATTACAGTACTATACAAATGCTGATTTAGATAATGCCTTTGTTGAAGATGGAATTTTAAATATTCGTGCACTTAAAGAGAATGTTGGAACTAATGATTACACTTCTGCAAGATTGATTACAAAATATCAAGGGGATTGGCAATACGGAAGAATTCAGATTAGAGCTAAAATGCCTGCTGGTAGAGGTACATGGGCAGCAATTTGGATGCTACCAACCAATTGGGTTTATGGCGGCTGGCCATACAGTGGCGAAATAGACATTATGGAGTATGTAGGATATGATGATGGTGTCATTCATGGTACCATTCATACTGGAGCTTATAACCATGGTTTAGGCACTCAAATTGGGTATTCAAGATCATTAGAAACTGTTGAAGAAGAATTTCATCTTTATGAAATGATTTGGGAACCTTCAAGTATTAAATTATTCGTTGATGGTATTCAATTTGCAACTTTTGGATACAATCCAGACACCAATATTGATGTTAAAAATTCAGATGCATGGCCATTTGATGAGGCATTTCATTTAATTTTAAATGTTGCTATTGGAGGTAATTGGGGTGGAGTCCAAGGTGTAGATGATTCAATATTCCCAACATCTATGCAAGTAGATTATGTAAGAGTCTTTCAAAAAGATTATGCAGGTATGGACCAAGAAAATCCAACAGGAGTCAGTCAACTTGTTTTGCAAGATACGAGTTATGATAGTATAAGATTCAAGTGGAAACATGCAACAGATGATATTTTAGTTTCACACTATAATATTTATATTGACGATACTTTAATTGATCAAACGACTTTAAATGCTATTAGAATTAATGACTTAGAACCTAATACTACCTATAATTTATTTATAGAGACTGAAGATTTTTCTGGAAAAACATCTCCATTGGTTGGTTATACGGTGACGACTGATGATGTTCCAGAGGCCATTGGTTTGATTCAAGCAGAAGACTTTTATAAAGCTTCTGGTGTTCAAACTGAACAAAGTGAAGATGATTCAACTTTAAATGTTGGCTGGATTGATGATGGAGATTATATGATTTATTTGTTAAAAGTCTCTGAACCAGGAACTTACCAAATTAGTTTTAGAGTAGCTAGTGAAAACCAAGGTGGTCAAATTCAATTATTTACAAAAAATCGTTTTCCTCATTTTACTTTGACTTTTGAAGCGACTGGGGGCTGGCAAACTTGGACAACTGTTACTACAGATACATTTACTTTAACAGAAGGTATACAAGAGTTTAAAATACTCGCTGTTGAAGGTGGTTTTAATCTAAACTATTTTGAAATAGTGAGGATTGAATAA
- a CDS encoding glycoside hydrolase family 16 protein yields the protein MKRNLYIDFTKEKKLDSNIWNIAIGDKWANNELQRYTDLSDNLFFNDEGLVIQATLKNGKYNSARIHTKNKFSFKYGRGEIIAKVPSGKGTWPALWMLPQDNVYGYWPKSGEIDIMEHTGNNKDLLYLCIHTEKYNHTRKDQYFYSVQKTNIADEFHRFGFEWDEKSITYYIDGVKEHAYIKGDDSKDTSSKGWPFDQEFYLIMNLAIGGTLGGKVDESCFPQQFIIKSIKIEEF from the coding sequence ATGAAAAGAAATTTATATATTGATTTTACTAAAGAAAAAAAACTAGATTCTAATATATGGAATATTGCCATTGGAGATAAGTGGGCAAACAATGAGCTTCAAAGGTATACTGATTTGTCTGATAACTTGTTTTTCAACGATGAAGGTCTTGTGATACAAGCCACACTTAAAAATGGTAAGTATAATAGCGCAAGAATTCATACAAAAAATAAATTTTCTTTCAAATATGGCCGAGGAGAAATTATCGCTAAAGTGCCTAGTGGAAAAGGTACTTGGCCAGCTTTATGGATGTTGCCTCAAGACAATGTTTATGGCTATTGGCCTAAAAGTGGTGAAATAGATATTATGGAGCACACTGGTAATAATAAGGACCTTTTGTACTTGTGTATTCATACTGAAAAGTATAATCATACCCGTAAGGACCAGTATTTCTATAGTGTTCAAAAAACAAATATTGCTGATGAATTCCATCGTTTTGGCTTTGAATGGGATGAAAAATCTATTACTTATTATATTGATGGCGTTAAAGAACATGCCTATATTAAGGGTGATGACAGTAAAGATACATCATCAAAAGGATGGCCTTTTGATCAAGAATTTTATTTAATTATGAATCTAGCCATTGGAGGAACGCTTGGTGGTAAAGTTGATGAAAGTTGTTTTCCTCAACAATTTATAATTAAATCTATTAAAATTGAAGAATTCTAA
- a CDS encoding DUF5696 domain-containing protein — MLQIAKKIVIMLALASATVLVVQAASPTYTSSSTDTINNPFTETLKYDSSRYSQPEDMGLVDIDEYVEITRRDEQVLENDQFIMYLNQNSLGIKVLNKSTNYVWSTAIDNASAGTFSALLSSGLGFEYFNLTQNFNNRQNIGLTDTEFTYEMTQVGNKIKFDLSIDGFCATRNCKRYYDQYLAGTKTLEEMIELYDYTQLGIGFSFEITLTETGIEFFMPVDSIVENDPEVIRFSSLIVFPGLGATEMDNIPGYMMIPDGVGALIRYEDNQGKYSSPFQARFYGPDFGASSSGSFLNNYRLSLPIYGAVHGVDQNAFIASIEEGVTNARLFAYPNGATNIDYNLIFTKYDFLQVYKQSFTTDGSVGANRLFETKSEDIKLRVDFLSDSEANYIGMANQYKNILIEDDILSNMQVSKDDIPIHLQYLMSDSKNRFIGKELIEMTSVEDVGSMYQYFMDAGLSNQRVSLLGWNEGGYSGHLPSEVDFEGKLGSNNDFIDLIELIKRDNELLLVNNYVIGSNQSDGLSYNNDVAEGINRFKLEFSMEDRVYSDTYLLYPQFTYERTMNDLNDYKELGVDVLFESMGSMLFSYYDDDLYTRYESLRFYKYIIDQYKGIGQYNQPNSYALKGMQSYYSTPLYNNQYGYYDDLVPILPTVLSGNIEMFSSHLNFNSLGKEELLKLIDFNIYPSFILTKERPSLLKGTDIEYIYSSQFEVWESSIISEYDFINGALSHVQGEMIVSRRVPSLGVVVVEYSNGVEIIINYTQNDIDYEGLTIQSLNYGLRGVQND, encoded by the coding sequence GTGTTACAAATAGCTAAAAAAATAGTCATTATGCTAGCCTTAGCTTCAGCAACTGTTTTAGTTGTTCAAGCGGCTAGTCCTACTTATACAAGTTCGAGTACCGATACAATCAATAATCCATTTACAGAAACTTTAAAGTATGATTCATCAAGATATTCTCAACCCGAAGATATGGGACTTGTAGATATCGATGAATATGTTGAAATCACAAGACGTGATGAACAGGTTCTAGAAAATGACCAGTTTATAATGTATTTAAATCAAAATTCATTAGGTATTAAAGTGTTAAATAAATCTACAAATTATGTTTGGTCTACTGCCATAGATAATGCAAGTGCAGGTACTTTTTCTGCTTTATTATCAAGTGGATTAGGTTTTGAATATTTTAATCTAACTCAGAATTTTAATAATAGACAAAATATAGGTTTGACTGATACGGAATTTACTTATGAAATGACTCAAGTCGGCAATAAAATAAAATTTGATTTAAGCATTGATGGTTTCTGTGCAACAAGAAACTGCAAGAGATATTATGATCAGTATCTTGCTGGAACAAAAACATTGGAAGAAATGATAGAACTTTATGATTATACTCAATTAGGTATAGGTTTTTCTTTTGAAATAACTTTGACTGAGACTGGAATTGAATTTTTCATGCCAGTTGATTCAATTGTTGAGAATGATCCTGAAGTTATCCGTTTTTCATCATTAATAGTATTCCCTGGCTTAGGTGCTACTGAAATGGATAATATACCAGGGTATATGATGATTCCAGATGGTGTTGGTGCTTTAATTCGTTATGAAGATAATCAAGGAAAATATAGTTCACCTTTCCAAGCTCGTTTTTATGGGCCAGATTTTGGTGCTAGTTCAAGCGGTAGTTTTTTAAATAATTATAGACTATCACTACCTATATATGGTGCAGTTCATGGTGTTGATCAAAACGCTTTTATAGCAAGTATTGAAGAAGGTGTGACAAATGCAAGATTATTTGCTTATCCGAATGGCGCAACCAATATAGATTATAATTTGATTTTTACTAAATATGACTTTTTACAAGTCTATAAACAAAGCTTTACAACAGATGGCTCTGTTGGGGCTAATCGATTGTTTGAAACTAAGAGTGAAGATATAAAGCTAAGGGTTGATTTTTTATCAGATTCTGAAGCTAATTATATTGGAATGGCCAATCAATATAAAAATATTTTAATTGAAGATGATATTTTATCAAATATGCAAGTATCAAAGGATGATATTCCAATCCATTTACAATATTTAATGTCTGATTCAAAAAATAGATTTATAGGTAAAGAACTTATTGAAATGACCTCTGTTGAAGATGTTGGGAGTATGTATCAATATTTTATGGATGCAGGTTTAAGTAACCAAAGAGTATCTTTATTAGGTTGGAATGAAGGAGGTTATAGTGGTCATTTGCCTTCTGAAGTTGATTTTGAAGGAAAACTAGGTTCTAATAATGATTTTATCGATTTAATTGAGTTAATTAAAAGAGACAATGAGTTATTATTGGTCAACAACTATGTCATTGGTTCGAATCAATCAGATGGTCTAAGCTATAACAATGATGTGGCTGAGGGTATTAATAGATTTAAGTTAGAATTCTCTATGGAAGATAGGGTTTATTCAGATACATATTTACTATATCCACAGTTTACTTATGAAAGAACTATGAATGATTTAAATGATTATAAGGAATTAGGTGTAGATGTTTTATTTGAATCTATGGGTTCTATGCTATTTTCTTATTATGATGATGACTTATATACTAGGTATGAATCTCTAAGATTCTATAAATATATTATTGATCAATATAAGGGTATTGGCCAATATAATCAGCCTAATTCTTATGCTTTAAAAGGCATGCAATCTTATTATTCAACGCCTTTATATAATAATCAATATGGATATTATGATGATTTAGTCCCGATTTTACCAACTGTTTTAAGTGGTAATATTGAGATGTTTTCTTCTCATTTGAATTTTAACTCATTGGGTAAAGAAGAATTATTGAAATTAATCGATTTTAATATCTACCCATCATTTATTTTGACAAAAGAACGTCCTTCTTTACTAAAAGGAACTGACATTGAATATATTTATTCATCACAATTTGAGGTATGGGAATCATCTATAATTAGTGAGTATGATTTTATTAATGGGGCATTGTCTCATGTTCAAGGTGAAATGATCGTTTCAAGAAGAGTTCCATCTTTAGGTGTGGTTGTGGTTGAGTATTCTAATGGTGTTGAAATTATCATTAATTATACTCAAAATGATATTGACTATGAAGGTTTGACCATTCAATCTTTGAATTATGGATTGAGAGGTGTTCAAAATGACTAA
- a CDS encoding carbohydrate ABC transporter permease has translation MTKFIDKMKSLLKKVKVFFVKVYLNVKNFYKNIIAKNVSKFFSIITHNKVLNMSYTEIILFNKFKIKRTNKRRAAFIGLSFIFLWIVGYLIFSFYPVFYSFFLSLHKVKLDGSDIQTQFKWFNNYRAAFLSDPYFVEILINYALSMILNVPVTIVFALIIALLINQDIRGKGVWKTIFFLPVIIASGPVIRELMAQGATTLPSIDEYGFIEMVVNNVGEFLARPIQALFDQILYVLWFAGIQILIFLAGLQKIDKSIYEASMIDGASPWESFWKITLPSIKPLITISVIYTVVSMSVFSLNEVIVYIQGKMFATITDALTNGYGYVATLAWVYFIVMALIILIFVGVLNIRGRKAK, from the coding sequence ATGACTAAGTTCATCGATAAAATGAAAAGTTTGTTAAAAAAAGTAAAAGTATTCTTTGTCAAAGTGTATTTGAATGTAAAAAACTTTTATAAAAACATTATCGCTAAAAATGTGTCTAAGTTTTTTAGCATTATAACCCATAACAAAGTTTTAAATATGTCTTATACTGAAATTATTTTATTTAATAAATTTAAGATTAAAAGAACCAATAAAAGAAGAGCTGCTTTCATCGGCTTAAGTTTTATATTTTTATGGATTGTTGGATACTTAATTTTTTCATTCTATCCAGTTTTTTATAGTTTCTTTTTAAGCTTACATAAGGTTAAGCTTGATGGTTCTGATATCCAGACACAGTTTAAATGGTTTAATAACTATCGTGCAGCATTTTTATCAGACCCATATTTTGTTGAAATATTAATAAATTATGCTTTAAGTATGATACTTAATGTTCCAGTAACCATTGTGTTTGCATTAATTATTGCTTTATTAATTAATCAAGATATTCGTGGTAAGGGTGTTTGGAAAACTATCTTCTTTTTACCAGTTATTATTGCGTCTGGTCCAGTGATTAGAGAACTTATGGCCCAGGGGGCTACGACCTTACCATCAATTGATGAATATGGTTTTATTGAAATGGTTGTTAATAATGTGGGTGAGTTTTTAGCTAGACCAATCCAAGCTTTATTTGATCAAATTTTGTATGTATTATGGTTTGCTGGTATACAAATATTGATATTTTTGGCTGGTTTACAAAAAATAGACAAGTCTATTTATGAAGCTTCAATGATTGATGGAGCTAGTCCATGGGAGTCATTTTGGAAAATAACTTTGCCTTCAATTAAACCTTTGATTACTATATCTGTTATTTATACCGTTGTATCAATGAGTGTATTTAGTTTAAATGAAGTTATCGTTTATATTCAAGGTAAGATGTTTGCTACGATAACTGATGCTTTGACCAATGGATATGGTTATGTTGCGACTTTGGCATGGGTGTATTTCATTGTAATGGCATTAATCATATTGATTTTTGTTGGAGTTCTCAACATTAGAGGAAGGAAGGCGAAATAA